The Setaria viridis chromosome 9, Setaria_viridis_v4.0, whole genome shotgun sequence sequence GTCATCATGTCACCTCCAGGGAGGTACTCCATGATTAGATACAGATACTCACTGTCCTGGAATGAGCAGTATAGTTTGACAATGCAGTGGTGATCCACTTCAGCGAGAAGATTTCTTTCAGCTCTAACATGCTCAACCTATGCACAAAATATAAAAATGTCCTGAAAAATCACTCAGAGAAGGAACATTAGGTGTAAACATGAATTCAGAACTTCATCGGAAAATAGCTGTACCTGACCTCGGCGAAGCATTTCCGACTTTTTAAGCTTCTTCATTGCATAGACATTTCCTGTGGTCTTCTCTCTGCAGACTCTGACCTAGAAGAAAACCATTGCATTAACCGAAAACATTTGAATAAAATAGAGATAATGGGATACAGAATGGTCGCATATTTGCGTATAGGTTTACCTCACCAAATGCTCCCTTGCCTATCATTGTTAACATGTCAAAATCGTCGACGCTCATTTTATGCCTTTGCAAACGCATGTACTCCGTCTCTTTCTTCTCAAATTGCTTCAAGATGTTGTTCACCTCCTCTTCGGACACATTAGCATCTGCTAATTGCTTTTCTAGACTACACCGTCTGCATGGCAACGATGCCAAAAGTTGAGATATCATCAGCAATGTTTTGAGGAAGAACTTAGTGATGTATGTATAACCATGACCAGAACAAACGAATTTCATTACGCGAAGGCTTATGGAAAGAAATTTGCCATAATAATACATCATACATTGGTCTTTGGGATGGAATTTGATAACAAACCATTATAGAAACTCTTGTCTGGTTATTTTCTCTTTGTTTTTGGAACAATCTATTTTCTCTTATGCTATCAGGCAGTCCATACGTTGTATGACAGTTGATTCAACTGCAATTGTTACTTATTGATGCTGAAATTGGTTAATAAATGGACTAAATGACAGATAAAATTAAATTGCTTAGGGATGCAGAAATAATGTAATAAGTAAACTTGTTGACAGAAAAAATTACATAGTCGGATAATTTCACAGATCCTTACCTTTCTTTCCTGTCCTGCAGATGCTTCATTTGCTCCTTGTAATGTTTCTCAATGTACTGCTTGGCAGCGGCAACCCTCTGCTTGGTTGCACTGGATGGCGCATCATCGCCCGATTCCTTGCCATTGGGAGGTAATTCTTTCTTCTTGCAAATGGATTTTTCCCTCGTTTGGAGCTTGGTGAACCAGCTTCTCGCTGAATCCATTACAAGTAACAGAAGAAAGGAATCAACTGCTGCAACTACGATCCCAACTAATTGTGTAAGCCTATACACAACTGTCCGTGCAGAAACTGCATCTGAGAAGCAATCTTAGTTGAAGTACAAATTCAGTGTGATCTACAAGTGCAAATCCGAAGAAAGGAGAATATTAGAATTTTTATGTGCAGTGCTGCAAAGTAAAGGGGAAATTTTgatctaaaatttagctccatCAGCGTCAAAAAATAGTCATTAAATTTTTAGGCAGGCGAGACAGGTGGTGGAAGAGAAGCGAGGACGGAGGCGACAAAAAAGGATATGCTAAAAATGCTCGCGCATCCGCACAAGATGAATGGTTTTGGTTGAGAGAAGAGTCGAGGAGAGAGACTTCGAGTATCAGCAAACCTCACAGCCGATAATTGGCAAAGTTGCTTATCATCGGAGTAATGGAGCGTGCTTTGGTTAATTTCTGGAACGGATTTCAATCAGAGGGGTGCTTATGTTTTTTCTTTAGAAATATACTTGGATGAGCCCGTCGACATAAGATCATAAAATTCCATTCTGACGAACAGCTCCTATCACGGCAGGTACACTCCTGAACGTTGGAATGACGTGCGCAGCGTAGCGATAACCTGAAACTTGGATTTGCACAAGGCAGAGCCTAGATTCTGGACCGGAACTTGGTGAACACTAACAAAAAAAAGTCTTTGCCGAATTTGAACAGTATTATCAATCTTTCACCACAAAATACACATCGAGGTCAACATGATTCTGGTTCTTTGGGGTTGTGAAACACGACATGAATATGACAAACAACAAGGGAGGCTGTATTTATATTCAGGACATCTGAGCACCCTTGGTACATTCATGTGGTGAGATGGGTAACAATTCTGGGAACTGTTTTATTTCTTGATTAACAACTGGAACGCTGATCAGTCATTTTAACCATTTAATTTTGGAAGGGTAGAGGCTTCCAATATGTCGGATCCAAGTCCTGTTCAGTACTTCAGTTACCCACTCCTCTTTTCAGATGAAACAATGTCAACAGGAGATCGTGCATCCATCATCAGAATGCCGCCCATCCAGCTCCCGTGCTCTTTGTTTGCCCAGGTTCGGCTGATGAAGGTAGGTTTTGCTGCGTATCACATATGGTTGAAGTGTAAGGGCATCAGCAGTTAAGTAAAATAACCATAAAACAAAGCCCCCCAAATTTACTCTTAAGACACCtggaagtttttttttgcattcTTATTCAGATGAACGGAGAATGTCTGGCATTCTTTTTTGTTTGCTACCCTTACTTGACAAGTCACAGAAAAGGGGGCGCACCAAGAAATTAAATAACCAAATCTAACAGAatacttttcttttttactttgaGGATGGAGGTTTGCTTTATCAATTATCATAAAGCATGAATCGTAAAATGGATAGCTTTTATCTTGTCTTACTATCAACTAGTGTGCATGGGCTGCTACATATCTTCTTAGTAGTTCTCCGTTGTGGATAACAATACTTTCAAGTGAAAGGCACCAAATAGAAAACCTCACCTTTATAGCAGAAAGATCTGAAAATGGATCATTATTTCTCTTGGTGGATTCTTTTGGGGCCCTGATTCCTGCATTAGGTCCAGAATTCATCCTTGCAGCTGCAGGGTCATTAGGTGGAGGTGGAAGAGGAGACCGAAGCTTTCCAGCTGCTCCTGGTGGCGGCGCAAGAAGCATGCTTGTCTTGGGTTTTGCAGCGGCTCCTCCAGATAAACCGGCAGATGTAAGCATGCCACTTCCAGTTGATGGCTTGTTTTTTACATTTATCCTAATGGTTTCACCTTCCTAAAACAAAAGGAACACCGTTAAAACCCATGCAAATACCACATATAATTCATCATGGACACACTGACAGATACAATAGAGGGACACTTGGATGCTCTTGTGCAACACTAGTAATGCACCTATGACAATGATACGATACCTTCTGTTACATTCTCATCATTATCATGCACTACGGGGAATTTACAACACAAACTACAAAAGGAGCAACGTTCTTTGTTGTTGAGTACTACCACACAACATTGGTAGATTGACTAACTAATAAATCAGCAAAAGTACATAACATAGCCTTTGTTTACGCGTGTGTTCCAAAACAACAAAATGTATTTCTTTCCCCTTTTACACTATATTCTTTTATTTGGAGTTGTAAACCATGGATGGGATTTTTGCCTGCTTGACATCACATTGAGGATCCTTCTGAACCACAACAAATAGGTCCTTCTCTAACAAAAGTTGCATCAAGATAAGAACACGCTCATTGTTTTGTTCCAGTGATTAAAAGAAGAATATATTGATATGATCTTTGTTAAGGGAACAAATTCAGTGGATGGATAAAAGAGTCTAAGGAGTTTAATCTATGAGAAAGAATGATATGTGCAATGAATTGATTGTATTATTTCAGATAAACTGCAAACCTATAACAGAACAAATCCATTAACCCAAACAGAAACAAACTGACTAAAATTTCCAGGTTTGCTTTGATGTCTTTCTCATCTTGACATCTGATCTGCAAATAACAAGTCAATAGCTTGACTTCCAAATCTATGATCAGCTTCACTTATTTGAATTCTTTATATACACTATGCAAGACGTAGGATCATCCTTTTTGTGAACATGATTTCATGACAAGTCTCAGTTTGCTTGCTATGCAAATTACAAAATCTATTTCAGTAAATAGCTATATTAGATGCTTGGTAATTTATCTATAATTCCTTTTGAGTCAGCCTGACTCTACACATTATCATTTTCTAATAGTATACTTGCATGGGTAACCATTTTACCCAAAACAACATTTCCTGAATCCTTACTCATTCTCTAAACTCCAAAACATTcagctaattacaaaacaacCACTAAAGTTTGCAGCAGAGAATTAACTTCTGATCGATTGCATCTCACATTAGACGAACAACAGTGGGTAACAAAAAGACGGTGCTTTCAGCTCACCTTGAGCCGACGATTGACGGCGGGGTGTATATCAATCTCGCCCCCGCTGCCGCTATCCTCGCCACCAGCGCCGGCAGTCTCCTTCTCCTGCTCCCTCTTGACGTACTTCTCGTGGTCCGACAGCGCGACGTTGAAGTCGAACGCCTCGTTGCGCTCGTTGAAGCCAAGCCCGACGAAGGCGTGCTTTCCCCTCCCGTCCTCGATGCGGAGCACGAAGTAGCGGGAGGAGTCGAGCACGGTCTCGACGGCGCTCTCCCGCTGGCCGGGTAGCACGAAGCATGCGGCGAAGAGCTCCCCCGTGGCAGGGTCCTCGAGCCGGATCTCGCAGCGGTCGCCGCAGGACACCACGCGGAGGCGGCCCGACCAGATCTTGTCCGACTGCAGCCACTCGCCGCACTTGTAGCCGCCGCTGGTGGTGCGCGGCGGGATCTTGTACACCGACACCTCGCGCACCACTAGCAGCGTGTGCTCGaaggcctcctcctcctcctccaccagaGACGACATGATCCCgccttcgcctcctcctcctcctcctcctcctcccccctcaaCTCACTGATGCGATCGAAGAACAGGTAATGGTCACGGGATCAGATTATGAcaaaaggaaatggagcagtAGAGATCTGGATCACCTCAGGAACGATCTAAGCCGAGACGATATTTCTGCGCAATTTCGTAGGATTTTTGGCGGTTGGGGTTTGGATTGGGGTTCTTGAGGCGAGGTGAGGAGAAGAAAGGTGGAGAAGACGTGGGATCGAAGGGTGGAACCGTggaaggtgggggaggaggaatGCACAAATCAGAATGTGACATTTTACAATTTGGTCCCCATTCTCAGGCTAGTCTTTTGTTCAAGGGTCCCTTTTGTTCattctctgtttttttattttcttttctttttgtgatAGTTTTTTTTCCCATGGACCCTCACCAACCAATGGGGGTTGGAAGGTTATATGAAAAAATATGTAACAATTAACGTGATGCCATCCAGTGGGAAGCCCATTTTTTAGAGGATTTATTTGATAGTCATTGCCATCGATTTTTTTCTAACCTTGTGTCATGTTTATATTATAAAAgtattcaaaaagaaaaaaacttagGATGAAACTACACACCTAGGTACATTTAGAGGTGGCCAATCTTGTCAAATTCTTGCAAAATATGTACGCCCACCAAGATTATAAATATAATGACCCGCACCCATATTACCAACCCAAGCACCGCCACTTTGGTGAGATTTGATTTTATCTTTGACCGCATAGTTTTGGGAAAACCTCATAGATTTTTCAGGCTCCAGGTTAGATTGAAGAGTATCTATCTTTTTCAATTTACTGTCGTGGGAGGAACTTTCTCATTTAGTTGTACTCGCTGGATGCAAAAGCCTTCGCATATCAATAAGGTGGGGCACATTTCAGGCTCGTTTGGCAGGACTGTTTTTTCTCATTTAGTTGTACTCGCTAGATGCAAAAGTCTTCGCACGTCAATAAGGTGGGGCACGTTTCAGGCTCGTTTGGTAGGACTGTGGCTGTGGTTGTAACAGTTTCAACTGTGACTTCTctagtggagcaattttttttgcttctggttagaaaaacgtttggtaaaGCAGCTCGTTGTGGTTGAAAATAGATAAAAgaatccttctcttttttctttcttcttttattttcatttattttccttattttttttccactttCCTTCTCCTCTCCATTTCTCTTTCCTCCCCTGTTATCTCTCCTTATCCGTTCGCAGTTCTGCCCCCCAGCGCCACCGCCCGAAGGCTCCCAGCACTGCCGCCCTCCGCCCGGCGCCCCTGGGCAggccggtcgccgccgctcccagcATCGCCGCCCTCCACACCCGCGCCCCTGCGTGTGCCGCTGGCTGCCGCTCAGAGCACCAGCGTCCCTTACCCAGcacggccggccgccaccgctcccggcGTCAACGCCCTCTGCTGggtgccggcggccgccgcttgGAGCACCGCCGTCCCGCACCCAGCacgtgccggccgccgccgctccctgcgTCAACGTCCTCTGCTGggcacccgccggcgccgccgttgccTCCTTCCTGCCCCTGCCGGCCGCCTTGCTCCGCTTGTGGGCCCCTCCGGGGGATAAGGATGGCAAGTgatggggaggaggcggccttCGTGTCCTTGACCGGTCCTACTCCTACCCCAGGCCACCACTCTCTCTTGCGTCATGGAGCGTACTTACGCTTCTCTTTTATATAGACCCACTCCGGATTTTGCACGTCAGCCGCACATGTATGGGGGCTTACTGGTAAACTCGGCGCACGCGGGATTTGCTTGCAACTTTTGACCAAATTCCACTATGGCAGATCGCAGATGGCACGCATGGCGTGCAGTCTTCTGATCTTCTCCACTTGCAGATGGCACGCTTGTCGCTGGGATGAGCGATCAGATAGACGCACgctccaatgcaatctttgCCAGGTGGTGTTAGGAAATGTAGGAGAAAAGGAGACGGTTGATCGGTTAAAAGCGGGTAGGTTGGTAGGAGACGAGTAAAAAATTGTCATTGCGTAGTTTGTCTATTAATGATGTGCTTAGTCTTGTAGACAGGTGATTAGCTGAAATGCTGAATTATTGAATCTGCTATGAGAAATGACAGCGAAAAGAATAATAACAGAGGGAATGCTTGGTCTTAGTAAAATACAATCTCATGCTTTGATTTCACAATGGCCCATGATTGTTTTAGAGTTTCAATTACCCATGACTGTCGATGGGAAAAGCCGTAGTAACATGATTAACGTTTTCAATGCATTAGTCTGGAACTTTTGAATTCACTTGCTACTGTAGCGGGAGAATTAGTAGCAGCATTGTCTCTGCTCCTTCCGCAGAAGACTTAGCAACTGCGCCAAAGATACTGCTTCAAAACCACTCGTAGTACTTAGATGGGCAACAAAAGAAAGACCCAATAAAAAATGCAGGAAAAATCGGCCAGTTCACGAGATGGTACTAAGCTACTTAAAACTGCAACTAGCTAGCTCTAATGGAGACTAAGCAGCTTAGTTCAGTCTCTTGACCCAACTAGCTAGCTTCCCGGCGCTTCTTTCTGCTTTGCTGTACTCCTCAACATTCCGAAGGCGGATTTCAATCGTGGAATTGCTCCCAATCTTAGACTTCCGAAGAGTGCCCCCAGGAGATAGAATACGGCCCCTGTAGTGTAGATAATAGATACCTTCCTTAAGCGGCAGCTTTTCTTCGATTTTCTTCATGACATCCTTTGTCGTGCCAGACATTTTCACTGGCATTGTTAACGTCTTCCCTTCCCAAGTCTTGATGAACAACTGGACACTCCGATACAACATGAGGATCTCCCTGTTCTTAACATGAAGACTCTTCAGTATCTCAGTGTCCTTAAGTTCTGCATCACCGCCAGATTGAGTCTGCATGAGTATCTGCAAGAAGGCCAAAAGTCTCAATCATCAACTTGATATCAGCAATAGTATACCAGCTTTTGACATCAAGATTAACAGTTCTTTCACCCTCGATATTGACAAGGATGTTCAGTTTGTCAGTTGGGCAAACCAGAACATGCAGCGTCTGGCCATTGTCCAAACCACACTGACAAAGCATCATGTTATCCTCAAGCTGTCGGCCTGCGTTCATCAGGATTTCTTTATTCCGACGAATTCCACCCTTCTGTTCGATGTCAACCTTCATATCAGCAACACTGTGGGATTTCTTTAGGCCTGGTCTGGttactcttgcttatttttagcacccgtcacatcgaatatttaaatactaattaggagtattaaacgtagactatttacaaaatacattacataagtggaggctaaacggcaagacgaatctattaagcctaattagttcatgatttgacaatgtgttgctacagtaaacattagctaatgatggattaattaggcttaatagattcgtctcgccgtttagcctctaatgggttttgtaaataatctacatttaatactcttaattagtatctaaacattcgatgtgatacgtgctaaaaataagtaaaggaaccaaacgcccccctAATTACATTGAGCTTGATAGTCTTCCCAACTGATGGTATCTTGACAGATATTTGCATCCCATCAGTCAGACAGTCACATAGAGGTCAACAAAAGAGTTGGTCTTGATGTCGTAATCAGTGAGCATGTTGGCATCCTCCAAGTGAATTCCAGCAAAAAAGAGCTCTTGCTGACCCTTGTCAATCCCCTCGATGGCACCAATTTTGGCCTTCACCTGATCGACTGTATCAGTGCATTCAACATCAAGCGGTACAGTTTTCATCATCTTGACATAGATCTGGACACAAGATTAGCAAACACTAAGAAAGGATCagtattatttttttaaaaaaataagcatAAGCCCAAGCAAGTAAACATGGAAACAAAATTGGAGGTAACACACGCTGCTGAAGCAAAACAAGATTAAACAAACATTTGagaacaaataaaagaaattgTTCCTTAACAATTTGCTGTTTAAGCCACCTAAGGCAAGTATTGCTACAGGGATCAAAGTAAATATGTGCGCCTTGGTGGTAAAAAGCACAATATGAAGTAACTAAATTCAAGAAGCAGGCCACCAACATTggataaaaaaactaaaaatgtTATTTATCACCAGCTTATCCTACAAAACCGGCATTAAACCCCTAATGGCAGCATCTGAAAACCAGGTTCAGATTAAGCATGCCTAACTCGTCTTGATCCCCATGGAAATGGAGCCAATAGAAACGTGGCTTGCGAGAGGTAGTACACATTTACACCAATACACCTTACCTTCAAATCTTGGTATCCACatttggaagaagaaaaaaagatgctcaCAGGGCATTTTTAAGACCAGAACTACGCCTCAAGAATGCAGTCATCGTCATCAAATGGCCTTCAGCGCTAATCTCTTCTTGCAAGATTTTTCTGAAAGGGCTTTCTTGAGAGAGGCCCCATTTTTCTTGGAGGCAGACCAGACAGAAAATTCAACACATCTCACCATTAATTTAAAATTGAATGGTTTGGATAACTCATGTGGTCACATATATACGTGAAAAATCCATGTTCCCTCCCTCCCCGAATTCACAACACAGCACCGTCAAGCAACAAGCAACCGACATTCCGCGTAcgctaaaccctaaaccctagaGAAACCGCACGCACATACACAGAGACGGGAACCTACTGCGACGGGTACCGGGGCGCTGCTTATCTTGTAGTTGTAGCTGCTGTGGGGCTGGTGCTCCTGGCGGGAGCCCATGGAGGTGTGCcgcgtcgtcggctcgtcgctcGCCTCGGCGCTGCTTCTGCACAGGGGTTTGTGTTGCGAAAGGAGCGGGGAAGTGCTGCGGCTTCCGCTGCTATCATGATTTTAAGCGGCGTCTCGCGACCTTTTGGCTTCCCATTAACGAGGGCGCGGTGGCCGATGGGGGGTTCGTATTCTCGTGATTGGGCAATTTgatttgaaattaaaattttacaGGATGGCACAACACAGAACACACCATATAGCGGACATCTGTAGCTCTGTTTTAGAATTTTTATGCATGCGCCAAAAGATGATTCGTGCATTTGATATTTGGTATTTTCTTTCCTCTGGTGTGGTTCTCAGCAGTCAGTAGAGAGTAAACGGTGAAACCTGCTGTACAAAAACTTGCTTCTGCGTATTTGTCAAATTTTAATCGTACCCGGTTGACATGATTCATCTATATCAAGCGCTCGAATGGGAGCTAACGGCACAGATGGAGAGCAAGTTGCGTTGAGAAATGACAGTGGGAAAAGCTATAATAACAGAATCGCATCTTCTCCTTGGGTAGCAAACTTCAGCCACCGTTCCTGAGAGGATACAGAAGCACAACCACCAGACAGACGACACGAGTCCTTAGTTCCTTACCCAACCAAGAGTTACAAACATCCAGTTAACCGCACATATATCCACCAGACAGACGACACAAGACCTTACCCAACCAACAGTCACGACCATCCAGTTAACCGTTGTGTCCGTAGAAGCGCAAAATGGTGAAGCTATAGTCATCTCTGAGGCTAAGCAACTAACCTAAGCACAAAGGAGGTTGCAACTAGCTCCCTAGggtttccttttgttttgccATACTAACATGTGAATTATGGAGGCGGACTTCGACTGTGGAATTGTTCACGACCTTGTGCTTGTGAAGAGTATCCCCAGGACACAGAGCACGCCCCCTGTAGTGCAGATAGTAGACACCTGCCTTGGCCAGCGACCTTTCTTCAACCTTCTTCATGACTTCATCCACTGTGTCGCACGTCTTCATCGACATTGTTAACGTCCTCCCTTCATATGTCTTGACGAAGAACTGGATGTTCTGATATAGCGTGAGAGTGTCATTGTTCCTGATGAGCTGATTCTGCAGCGTATCAGTGTCTTTTAGTGTTTCAGCACCGCCAGGTTGAGTTCGCATGAGTATCTGTGAGCGTGCAGGTAAACCCTCCAAGGTCTCAATCATCAACTTGACATCAGCGACAGTATACCAGCTTTTCACATCTAGATTCACAGTTCTTTCAACATCAACACTGACAGATATACGCAGCTTGTCAGTTGGGCGGACCAGAACATGCAGCGCGTGACCATTGCTCAAACCACACTGGCTCAACACCTTGTTGTCCTCAAGCTGTTGGCATCCACACATCAGGATTTGTTCATCCAGCGGAATTCCTCCCTTCTGTTCAATCTCTGCCTTGACATCAGCAACACTCTGGGATTTCTTCAAATTGAGCTTGATTATCTTTCCAACAGAGGGGATACTGACAGATATTTGCATCCCATCGGTTACATAGAGGTCGACAGAAGAGTTTGTCATGATGTTGTAATCAGCGAGCCTGTTGTTGTTCTCCAAGTGATTTCCACCAAAAAAGAGTGCTTGATGGTTCTTATCAATGCCCTCTATGGAACTGATCTTA is a genomic window containing:
- the LOC140220115 gene encoding uncharacterized protein At1g03900, with amino-acid sequence MSSLVEEEEEAFEHTLLVVREVSVYKIPPRTTSGGYKCGEWLQSDKIWSGRLRVVSCGDRCEIRLEDPATGELFAACFVLPGQRESAVETVLDSSRYFVLRIEDGRGKHAFVGLGFNERNEAFDFNVALSDHEKYVKREQEKETAGAGGEDSGSGGEIDIHPAVNRRLKEGETIRINVKNKPSTGSGMLTSAGLSGGAAAKPKTSMLLAPPPGAAGKLRSPLPPPPNDPAAARMNSGPNAGIRAPKESTKRNNDPFSDLSAIKQNLPSSAEPGQTKSTGAGWAAF
- the LOC117836027 gene encoding polyubiquitin; this encodes MKRGAMGQEQPPHYKIYVKMVKEVALDVKCTDTVDQIKSKISSIEGIDKNHQALFFGGNHLENNNRLADYNIMTNSSVDLYVTDGMQISVSIPSVGKIIKLNLKKSQSVADVKAEIEQKGGIPLDEQILMCGCQQLEDNKVLSQCGLSNGHALHVLVRPTDKLRISVSVDVERTVNLDVKSWYTVADVKLMIETLEGLPARSQILMRTQPGGAETLKDTDTLQNQLIRNNDTLTLYQNIQFFVKTYEGRTLTMSMKTCDTVDEVMKKVEERSLAKAGVYYLHYRGRALCPGDTLHKHKVVNNSTVEVRLHNSHVSMAKQKETLGS